In Desmospora profundinema, the sequence GGATACCGGAGCAGCCATCTCTTGCTCTTCCAGTGCTTGCTCCAACTCTTGTTGCAACTCCTCAACCTGCTGCTCCAATTGTTGCTTTTCCCGGATCAGAAATTCGAAATCCTTGATAATCTGATCGAGGAAGTCGTTCACTTCATCTACATCATAGCCGCGAAACGAGCGTTTAAATTCTTTGTTGTGTATATCCAAAGGACTAAGCGGCAAGATTGACACCTCCTCAAGGGATTGGCTTCGCCATCTCTTATTCTACAATGGTAGCAAAATTCCTTCCATCTGGCTACAGCCGTTTCAAGCATGACAAGTAGCAGTCCTGGGGACAAAGGGGATTCCAGCAGCTAAAACCCATTGATTTTTTCTCTAAAGGGATCGAATCAAATTTAACAAAAAGCGCCCTTTTTTGGAAACCCCCAATTTTTCCCCTACCTGGATACGGCCGGATCCTCTCAGAGAAAGAACATCGCCTTCCTCCACCGTCTCAGCAGGGTTTCCCGTCGTTTTCCAGTTAATCTGGGCGTTTCCGTTTTTGACGGCGGTTGACACCCGGGATCGAGAAAGACGAAACCCTTCCGCCAGTACCGCATCCAGTCGCAGGGAGGCGACTGACACCGACACGGTTTCAGTTCGTGTCTCGGGTACAATCAGCTCCTCCCGTTGGATCGTTTCCACATGGACAGGGTGGCGACCGATCCGGTTCAACTGGGAACGGATAAATTCCGCCAACTCCTCGGCCACGACCACATGACAACCACCTGGAAAGGGCAGGATGTCTCCCAATTTGTCCCGTTTCAACCCCAGACCCAGGAGTGAACCCAATACATCAGGATGGC encodes:
- a CDS encoding YlmH family RNA-binding protein, which translates into the protein MGGKEAWFRHFRPEERVLAERVLDWMTLAEVRYQPVLTPFLNPREQRVATMVINRSTDLSATADGGYEGAERCRMKVLPPYVEDADHGLAYLSLEPAERGRDLRHPDVLGSLLGLGLKRDKLGDILPFPGGCHVVVAEELAEFIRSQLNRIGRHPVHVETIQREELIVPETRTETVSVSVASLRLDAVLAEGFRLSRSRVSTAVKNGNAQINWKTTGNPAETVEEGDVLSLRGSGRIQVGEKLGVSKKGRFLLNLIRSL